ccccaagctgATACTTATTCCTtagccttgagagcaaaacccacaagcTGATACTCATCCTCGTCTACTCGAAGgccaggataaatttcacatccacaacccaaaggtttggaccagtaatatcgggcagcaaccgggcgcaataaagcaggaggagaaagccttattacaagcataaataaaaccatacaagGAAATAAAGGGACAATAAAACCAATGCAGGgaaagaaattacagcaaataaaactaaatacaggagaactcaaaggaaatacaaaacagaaaaacaacaaaacaggaaaataaatgcgaaaaacactcaaagcgggtcatggcagccggaggaggccgattacgagctggccggaaaccgccgcggaaggtggcacaaaaagcttggcgcgggaggggcgcgtgaaaagaccTGACAGCGAGCGGTGAGCAGCGAAGAGAGcacggaggagatcggcggcacacacaaacaaacaaggagggggagagtttgagtgaaaacccccaaaagcagtacccaccgaaagagaacacaagcacaacaaaatagaaacaaacctaaaacaaaaatcgggaagcaaggaagggaggagggatgcaggcaacgggcatccctcctcccctgaggcgGCGGCGCTCTGGAGGGGAGCTTAGGGTTTCATAAGGCTTGAGACTTCTAGAAACGATAGGTTTTTTCAACCGTCATTTCAACCGTCACTTTAAAATGCTCCATGCGGCGGCGCTCTGGAGCATCATTCATTCCAAGCACATAAATTTGGAGGTTTTTTGAGCTTTGAATGCACATGCTTGGTGCAGCATATCATATGCTATCCAGccacaaaaaaacagaaagtagTAAACGTTGGggtatttttttgtaatatgtTCCTTACGGGCATTTGATATGATTCCTAGAGAAAATACAGCACAAAAGCCTTTTCCATGGTTGATAGCTACAAGAAACAcgatttcttttcatttccaCTCCCCAATAGTAACCTACAAAAtatgctttattttcttttttaaagataCTAAACTCAGGATAAAAGCACCATACATCAACTTGATGAGCAGTAAAGCAGCGACTTATTTTTTCACAAAGAAGCACAAAGTGATGTACCCTTGATACTGCCTGCAAATAACATGAAAGCAATGGCATGCCTATAAATAATTTAGAGATTTGGGTTGTGTAACTGCTGCCCACCTCTCCAATGTTCTTCAGGACCCACGATTATTGGTTTAAGCACGGCTGATTGGCCAACACATACATAAGAGTACGTGCTGTAATATTCATAGCTTGAGCCAGGACTGAACATGTATAGTTCATCAAATCCATCCCTTCCGACCACCACTGAGTTTCTTCTACCCTGTTCGATGATAAAGGTCAGAAAGGAAACAGGAAGAAAATGGTTCATTTTTGTATGAAAAGGTCACCAACAACTGTGTGGATCAGTGGATGGCCTCCTTATGAATAGTGTGCAAAAACAAAGTCAGTAATTTTTGTTAGTATCGTATGTAAGCTACCTTCTAGAATGGACTTGTTGCAGAAACAAAAGCCCTCTGGGGAACAAAAGCTATGTGTGAGATTCTAGAAGTCCATGTTCTAAATGTGCAAGATACATGAATGTTACCAAAACTCAATAAGTTGGTTTAAATGCTTTATCAAGTACAATTATTTGTAGTGTAAGTATCGATATTGCAGCAATTTACAGGGAGATGTTAGAATTTGGTTATTGTAAGAGAAAAGTACCCTGTCAATGACTGTGAAATTCCGGGGCGCACTGGTGTATATCCGACTCAATTCTTCTGTTAAGTGCTTATAGTTGTCATCTTCTTCACCCACCAtttcctcttccctttctcttaGGCTGCTTTCTGCTGCCTCATCTGCGTTTGGATTTCTTGTACCCCAGCCAGACAAAGGTCCTTTCAGTGCCATTTGACCCCATAATTGGCCAAAACCAGATTCATTTTTCTGGCCGAAGTCTGGAGGgattattccaaaatttgtcaaaaatggTGGCCTGTTGAAGAAATTTGACCCTTCTAACCCGATTGCATATGTAGCATCAGGCGTGCTCACTGTCAAATGGCTTACAATGGACCCCCTAAGTTGCAGCAATGAAGACTTTGAGTTGGAGACTACAATCTCAGAGCTTAAGATATCTTCTTGGAGAGTCACAATGTATTTTACTTCAACCATGTTCTCTAAATCCCTGCTTATCAGCTCTACCTGCATTCGACCAGTTCATATATATTCTTTCACTGAGAATTTATCTAAATTAAATAGAATTAAGTCTTACGTCATgaaccaaacaaagaaacacACCTGAATAGATTCTTGAGCATCGCCTTTTACACCAAGAAGAGTCCAATTGTGCGGAGACCATGAAACTTGGCCTTCACTGCAACAATCAAAGTCCAAAGACACCCCTCCTTGAATGACAGCTCCACCATTCTCCCCCTTAGAGACTGATGTGTGCAGCAATTCAACCATGCCGCCATGCCACATGGGAGTCTTGTAGGATGAAATTAAGCCACTTGGCAGCATCAAGGTGGCAGTGCTTCCATTTTCCAATCCCATCTTGGCAACGCAGCTATCACCAATGCCTTCAAAGGTGACACCATGGCCACTGAATTCTCCCTCCAAGTAGTCCACATTGATGGGCTGGTAGGGGATTGAAGCCACTGCTGGCAGTGGGAATTCTCTCTTGCTATTGTAGTAGTGAACAAAACGACATGGATAAAGACAAGGGTGGGATGAAACCAAATGTTTAGCAGGTGTTGTGGTGGATATGGGAATGAAATTGGGTGAGAACAGTGAAGTGCAGGCCATGGTCTTATGGCAGGCGCTTCCATGGGGAGTAGCTTTAGATATTCATATTATGGAAAGAAAGACGGTGGGGGTCATCTTATCCTCATTGGCTTGAGGCCAAAAAGAATGCATTAAGCTTTGAAGTGGATAACATGACAAGTGGTTGCCttcttttacctttttcttttgctccgatttttttttttttttgctggaaTAACCTCTTGTCTCTTGATCCCACAGATGCCTACATGTAATGAAATTTTGAATAGCGAATTTCCACCTTTAAATGAAGGGTTGATAAGGTGCaaagctaaaaagaaaaagaaaaatattccaaatcctagcctttttttttttttttttttttatcaaatcccACTTCTgtccattttattttctgaaataaataacaaaaatgacgTAAAATACCATTGTGttattatcattaaaaaataataataaaaaaaaaaaaaaagagtggctGCGAGCCACTCGATAGAAACGGCAATTCGCAAGCACCCTgtctgatttttttgtttttaccttttttttttaattttttttattttaataagaatgTCATAATAATGTTTTCAtgtcatctttttatttatttaaggaaaaaaaaaaaagaggaaaaaattgatagagatcttaaatttaaattttttataaattcgaGTTTTAacttggtcaaattgaaaactgaggttcaaaaaacaaaatttagaaaaaacacaggaaaattttgtaatattataCCACAATGAACTGTAAATGTGAGGGATCACCTCGCCCTCTTATTGATTTTCATCAAGTACCTCTTATACAAGAGTGGATTTGAAGGGGGGGCTATTTGACCAACAAAAACTAATTTACATTTAAAGCATTCTATAAATTGATCAATGTAGTAGTGCCTTCTCCAAGTTTATTTCCCATATTATACAATCAGCACAGAACCTTAACTTGGTATTTACAAGCACAAGATCGAAGTGAGGAACTTAGTTGGGTTTGGATACAACTTTGCAATTAGCAAGGGaatttttgtaaaggaaaacTGCTCAAAATTCTTTGAAAGTTGGTATTACAAATTATCATGCTCAATAACCTGTGCCCCCCTCCAATCTTCACCGGGTTTCACAATCACAGGCACTAGCATTGAAGCAGGGCCAGTGCAGATGAAGTATTCCTTCCCATACTTCTCTGACAAGGAACCTGGGCTGGACAAATATATGTCTTCAAAACCCATCCGTATCACCCTGAAGAACAGCTCACGTCCCTACAACATTATAAGAATCAAGTAGAACCAAAACAAATAAGTATAACATGAAAGCTAGATATTTCTTCTAAATGCATCATTTCTTTCCCCATATTCCTAAAATATGTTTAACTTCCATTGCACCCCAAGTTTTTAATCAAtgaaacacataaaagaaagcTGCACAATATTCATTACAGATATAGTACTATTTGTTATAGGCTTTCCTGGATTAGAAGTGGAAAATCATGAGGTTACCTGATCAAGTGTTTCATATTTTGAAGGTGGGGTGTTATAAAATGCCTTCAATCTCTCTTCAGGAGGGGCAGCATAAACTCGGCTGAGCTTGTTTTTCAAAATGGTGAAAGGCACATCTTGTTGAGTCCAAGACCCCGGTTTATCTTCAGCCTCAGAGCCAAAAGAGAACCATCCGGGAGATTCAGTTTTCATTGCTTCAGCAGGtgataaaatttcaaaagggGAAGACAGAGGAGGGTGTGAGCAGTAAGAACAGGTTTGAAGACCTTGAATGGCTGCTCCACTTCGTTTTTTAAATCTGAAATGGCTCAGTATAGCATTGGTTAAAGTCACTGCCTTGCGCCCATTGTTCTTCACAATAACAGCTGTTGCCATGCTTAGTGGATACAGTGAGACAACATAAGTAATATCAAGTGTTCCACAAGTACAGCTCAACTCAACCTGCAACAGAGAAGAACAGAGAAAAAAGtggggaaaaaaatattatttcttctcaaaattcTATAATTTCTGGACAATCTTCATCTCTATTCACACTGAGTATATGAAATATAAAGTAATAATTAGCTTTTGTTCTCCAGAAACAACTTCCAATAATGCCTTTGTTCTCTTAATTCCACTAAATTAGAACCAACCAATGAATAATATGGAGAAATCATCGATTGTGATAAAGAATGTGTCATCTCAATTGCCTTATGACCATAATGGGTTTACTCTTTAGAATAGGAATATGGATAAATGAGTACCTGAAGAGCATCAATTGCATCGGAATCAACATCTTTTACAGTCCATTCAGAAGTTGAGAGAAGTGGTTTCCCTTTAGAACCAGGGTCCGAAAGATCATTGATGACCAAGCCTATCCCACCCTTGGCTTTGGTAGAATCTGCTCCTCCGGCTGGAATTGTATATAAAACCTCCTCAAAGCCATCATCTTTCCAGTAGACTTTGGGCTTGTATGAAGTGACATGGGCATCGGGTATTCGAAGCCTTGTGGAGCTGCCATTTCGAACTGTCAGCTCCACAAATGGAACATTGTTGGACTCCAAGAACTTGATGCCTTTCCGGCCAAATTTCTCATCAAGAGTCTCTGGTACGGAAAGGGTGGTTGCAGGAGATGAAGTGGCCCTTATTACGTTTGGTTTTGggagagagaagggaagaagagaagccatggggaagaagaaagaaactcTTTTAACAGCTTCCACACATGACACACACCACTGACTAGTCCGCCAGCCTCATCCTTATACTCCCAAATGTTTTGGCTTTATACTTTGCactttttctcccttttttttttttttttattcgttttcagagaaatgaaaatcatttatagtttgACGAAAGAAGGCTCAAAGCCACAATCACGTTTTCAGTTGAAAGCTACAGGCTGATACATTAgaatgatgttaattttctattcaagtatcattttttttctagggaaaaataaaattaaaaatggtgggGATGatgctaattttctatttaagtatATCCTTACtatttgagtaaaaaaaaaaaattgccgaGTGTTTCTACATCCAATTGCATCTCCCACCTTAGACAATGAGGTCAGTTGCAGTGTCCACCTAAATATTAAATTAGAGAAATCAGCCTCCTAGTGAGTCGCACTGCCCCCTAACATTAAAGCCATCCAATTCTCATTATACTAAACCTTTAGATTTACGTGCTTATCACTTGATAAAACTTTTTTGCTAATATCCACTATAATTGCTTTTAAATTACGTGattgatatttattatttaaggGATTGTACATGGACTACATGGTAAAAAGTTTTAAGAATTGTAGAAGATCTCCTCTCTTTCTATTCTGTTTCCCTATCGCACGTTTGCGGAGATATTGAGAAGCTCTTGATTCACATATCTTGGTTTGAGAATGATACACGGGGTTTTTGTTTGTCTACATTCTTGAAAATGTTTCAAAATCTAAActaattgggttttttttttttttatgggaataaaatcctctccatttcacatGAAATTcataatattcattttattgTCACAATTTAAAATTAGTGCATTTAATGATGTATATAAAACCAATGTTAgcacatcttttaaaaaatttaaaaaatgtaaaactatATAATCATGTCAATATTTGATGCACAAGGCCAATCCAAAATAGTAAATACCCAACATTTACAAATTAAACTTGGTCGTACCAATAGCTTCTTTTCAAAATGACAAGTTAATTTTTCCGAAAGAAAGGTTCAAACCACAATCACGTTTCCATTAAAAAGCTACAGGCtgatatattaaactaaaaacaacCAGCATTCCCAATCCTCACActaatttaatacatttttcctacgtcaaacaaaattttttttttaaacacaagtTTTTTGACATCTGAAAGAAAACGAGATGCCTAACCAAGTTCAGGAAACTTCCTTGCGAGACAAAAGCAAGATAAGAGATTAATTTCCACTGAAACTAGTCCTCATCCATCCCCGCAGGCTGATCACCTCTCTTTGGACCACCTGCTGGCTTTGCCATTATAATCTGTGCCGCATAGAAAGGAATactatcatcaataaaacttaCTCGGAAAGAAAATTACAGCAGAAGGTGAGATACAGCTCCCAAtgctttataattaattaaacggTCTTACACCAATTTGTAATTAACAATATAAGCAACAGAAATTCCAAAATGCAAGTTGTTTCAGACAGACAACCAAATCTATCTTTGAAAATCCATCTTCCTCTCCTGTCCTTGTAACATTAAGTTTTAGCCAAATCATAATTCATCCAAACCATCTATTACACACTATATTACCACAAGGAGTTTCACAGAAGAATAAAAATCTTAACACCTTCTCtataaggaaaaagaaactCTCACTTATGGGGTTGATATCTACCAATCAGTTACTTTaaacagagaaaaaagaaaaagaaaggaaaaaaatgatataagatCATAACATCAATTCTAGTTTTCTCCAAGATcataacaacaatttttttctagggaaaaatgaaaaaatggaAGGAATTTGTCATGAGTTTCTACATCCAATTCCAATCCTTTCTTAAGGGCAAATTGCATTTCCCACCTTAAACAATGAGGTCAATTGCAATTGTCCACCTAAACTTTATGTTAGAGAAATCAACCTACTAAACTATTAAATCAACTTTAATGTCCTCTACCATTAAAATCTACTCCATTTTCATTATACTAGACCTTCAAATAAACCTTTTGCTAATATCCACCATCAAAATTATGGCAGAGTAAATGTGGTAGGTATATGAAACTTAAGGCTAAATATGACCAAAACTgagaaaattttgacggtaggaAACATTGCAACTAATCCGGTAGTTTAGGGGAATGAttgctcaaatttaaaattgcaaatGATCTAATGGTTTAGGGTGGAAAAAAGTGCAATCCCTTTATTAACTATAAAGCATGGtttagccaaaaagaaaaaagggtctAAAAAAAGACGTTCAGTCTATGTACTTTGTAGAGTTTTAATGCTTAAAATCTAAACCATGTTACATTTGAAAGTTCAAGCAAAAGGCAGTACTTCCATCCTTGATAAACAGAAAAAGATTTGACTAAAATACTAGTTAATTACCTGGTCTACCCGTAGTACAGTGCATGCAGCATCTGCAGCATATTTGAGTGCAAAAAACCTGTATAAAAACccaaggaaagaaaaattaaggaaagaatatatatattataaattctGAGCAAATACAGGAGAAAAGGGAGGGGGTGAATTATGCTTGTActgtatataaatataatgaatgttggtattaaaaaaaaaccctaataatGGCAAAACAATGAGTCTCATAACAAGATGATAGAAAGGAGAGAGGACAAGAAACTTTATAAGACTAATTGGTTAGCCTAGGGCAAATAAAATTCTTTGCTAAAAACGATAATATGACAGTTTTTAGGCCAAAAACATACAAATATTCTGGTGCAAACAACTCCACATCAAGCTAATGGCAGTTTTGCCATCCCACAATCTTAATCGCTCATAAGAAGATGATagctacatttttatttttatgtcggggaacctctccaaggcaagGCCCTTCAGACTCACCCCTGTAGAGTAAACCCTAatcccgtgcaccgcaccctcagAAGTTTTTCTACATagaactggttaaatcgctgACTTTTCACCAAGGGGTGTAGCCCCAAGAGATTGTTTGCACCTATGAGGTGTtaaaccttggaccttgaagggagcaaaccttAAGACCAAGGCatccaccacttgggccaaccccttgggatTATAGCTACATATTTAATGATACTACGTCAGGGACCCTGCTGAGAAATGGCACAAAGCTCAAGTACATAGAATTCAGACAAACCAAACTTATTAATAACCAACAGAAGAAATAAGTGACACCACCCTAAGACAAAGGATGTAAGCGTTCCCCCTTTACGTATGAGACAAATCTTCAGATGCTGTGTTGCATCACACAACGGAAATAACAAACAGGTAACACAAGTTTTGAAAAAAGCATAATTAAAGTAATAAGACAATAAAAACCAGCTTACTTAGTGATGTAGAGGTCCCAGACATTCAAAGTTGAGACATCCTTGCAAACACCTTCCTCCAAGTCAATACCCACTTTGCTATTTCCAGATGCATGTCCAGCATATAGAGAAGATATGATCTCCATTTCATTAAGCCCAGCATTTTCGGCCAGTGTTCTAGGAACCATCTCAAAGCTTTCAGCAAATTTTGCTATTGCAAATTGATCCAATCTGCAGAAACAATTTGAGCAACATATAAGCACACATAAAGCCATTGTTCCATCTCATTTTCGctatttctttctcttgtttgcCCAAATGGAAGAGAAATGTTGGTATAGGAGCAGTTATACATCTCGAAACTACTGAAAGGAGAGATGTTTGTAATTTTAGGCGATAGGGGAAAAGaggagaaaacaaataaaataccCTGTTTCTTTATAAGAGAATTCCTTCACTCTTCTAGCTAACTCAATCTCAGTAGCTGCAGCTCCAGGTACAATACGGCTGTCCCGGCACATAGcctgacaaaagaaaaagtattaaaaaagcACTAACATAAAAACTGATGCAAATAACAATCATAGAAACCCCAAAAGAACTTGAATCCAGCTGTACTTCATAAGGCATAGCATGACTAGAATttcagaaaatacaaaatttcaAGTATTCTTCAGAAATCACCTTGTAGGTGTTGACTCCATCATCAACTGCTCTTTCAAGGTCATCTAGTATACTATCGGTACTTCCTCGTAAAACCACAGTGGAAACCGTGTTCCCACCTTCTTCATTCTTGACAACAGTCACCTAAACATATTCatttagaaaaggaaaaacacatCACTCAAACATTggggaagaaagaaacaaataagTTCAGGAAAAAATGCTATACTGAGGCAACATCTTCAACATACCCTAACACCACCAATTTCCTCAACTGAAATAGAATCAACATGTCCCAAATCATCTGGGTTAGGCTGACACAGCTTCAACTgacacaagaagaaaaaaaaattagagagcaATTAAAAGGTCCATAAATATCAATCCCTAGTATAGTTACCATGGCAACAGCACCAGTTGTACGGCAAAACCGACGCAATTCAAATTTTGAACTGATTTTCAGAACCATGAGCCTGCATGCAAGAACTACAAAATTAGAAACACTAAAACTCTTTTAGGAATCTAAGGGATAGAATATTATAAACGTTAACATATATTGGCAGACTTATCTATATTGTGAATTAGTACAATAGTAATGCATATGACATACTTGTAACGCTCACAGAAGTGCAATGCCATCTCTCCAACTGCTGCTCCACTGACAATTATTTTAGCACCTGAATCCGCAACTGCTTTGATAAGCTCCTCAACTTTTGCTTCTTCAGTTTTTGAATAATTCTCTAGCTGCCCGATGCCAAGAAGACACAAAGAAGAAGGTTGACAGTGAAGATACAAGAAACccttaaagaaagaaagataatttGCACAAAATCCCAGTGTGGAAGGAGTAGCAACCAATATCAGATATGCCGCTTACCAATAGGAAAATATAACAGGGTGAAAACAATtgggtgggaaaaaaaaaacagaaagatcCAATCACATGAAATGGaaggaaaattattaaaattattaacaaaagtaaaaaatcaACAATCATCCACAACTAATGGTCAAGTGATTAAACACATGAAACCAGTACTACTATATTTGTTGAGATATGAAAAAGGCATGTGCCTATATTTCAGCTACTAACAAGGGGGCTGAGCAAGGAGGAGGCTCCCAGGTAAACTTGTCTTGTTTAGAAATGAATCCTCATTGACCCAGCTGTAAGCACAAACAATAACAGGCTTCCGCAAAGCATTGCAAGTAGCAACTATAAGAGAGGCATGTTTGACataaattaaatcttaaaaaaaaatatactaaaGCCATGAAAAAGTGAACTAGTGATGCATGGAAGGAAGACATCactttggagagagagagagagaaactattAGATTAGATGAATGAAAcaactacccaaaaaaaaaaaagcaattggTCTCTATCAGATTAGACAATATGAAAAAAGAATAGCCACCAAAAAAACAGTGACCAATAGAATAGTATCATATAAAATTGAAAGGTTGTAGATAGAACAGCAACCAGAAGAGATGCTCCTCATCAAGATTACCTGCTCAGCAGTATGAATTAAGACAGTTCCTTTTGTTTCAGTTGCAGATGTATCAACTCCACCAGCAAATACAGCAACctaaaagaaaaacatcaaCAGAAGATAAAACTTCCAAACCCTGAATAAAAGGACTTTCCACATTAAATTAACACATAAAAACAGTCAATTTCGTCACAGAAATAAAGGGCCAATACTGGGTAGCGTACAGAGTTAGCATCCCTAATTTCAAACTTTTAGAAACATTTGTCAATTACATCTACCAATGATCTGTTTGGAATATAAAATCTTAACACTAACAACACAAAACCTTTAAAACCAGAACCTTTGTTTTGCAAATACAAAACACTGAAGCACATTAAAACCAAATAACAACGAGGTCAGATTCCTGAAGTAATCGCAAAATATTTCATCCCAACACTGAATGTTCTATGGAGCTTCATCGAGTGCTCGTccttttaaataaaactaaagcaTACAACAAGGAGTACTAACACCATTAAGGAATAATGGAAGTATTCAAAACTGAATAACTTGACcaaagtattaaaaaatgaaaataagcaACCTAGACAATCCAGAAGAattcttgaaaatatttattctttCAATGTGCAAGTGCATAACAGTGCTAACCTTTGCCTTCTCCACTCGCTTTATACTCCCCATGGCATCACTTTTCAAAACCAAACCACGAACAACAGTAGAATTATGCAAGCCCCCTCCCAATAGCTTAGCAACACGGACATTATCCACATTAAAATTTGCTGGGTTTTTGGGGCACACTTGGATGCATGCCTACATCACCAaacacccccccaaaaaaagcgGTACAATCAGAACTTAACACTAAAATCCCTATATAGAATAACTGGTCAATAACAATCAAAAGCAGGCAGAATATAATTACATCAGCAACAAGCGAGCACAAAATATCTTCTTGACCAAATTGCTTGCTAGCAACAGCAGCTTTCATTCGAGAAATGACTTGATTCTTATCACGCACATCCATATTCTCAGAACCCTTCTCGACCAGTTCTTCTAAGATTTCAATTGTCTGAAAATTTAAaagtagaaaacaaaaatcagacgAGTACATTCAGAAATACTTGAATGCAAGCACACAAATCATCCACCCAAGTCAGAAGGCATCAACAGACCTTATTTATTGCTTTGGTGTATCCACTGATTATCTCACTTGGGTGCAGGCCCATCCTTATAAGTTCCTCCGCGTTTTGGAGGAGCTCTCCAGAAAAAGAAATCGTTAAATTAGCTCCATCCCCAATTTCCTCCTGTTGGGCCTTGCTCGCTAAAACAAGAATCCTGGCAGCAGGATGTTGAACCTCGAGTTCATTCACAATAGTGGCAGCATCATTTGTGA
Above is a genomic segment from Corylus avellana chromosome ca9, CavTom2PMs-1.0 containing:
- the LOC132192125 gene encoding T-complex protein 1 subunit theta gives rise to the protein MGFQMQPYGIQSMLKEGHKHLSGLDEAVIKNIDACKQLSAITRTSLGPNGMNKMVINHLDKLFVTNDAATIVNELEVQHPAARILVLASKAQQEEIGDGANLTISFSGELLQNAEELIRMGLHPSEIISGYTKAINKTIEILEELVEKGSENMDVRDKNQVISRMKAAVASKQFGQEDILCSLVADACIQVCPKNPANFNVDNVRVAKLLGGGLHNSTVVRGLVLKSDAMGSIKRVEKAKVAVFAGGVDTSATETKGTVLIHTAEQLENYSKTEEAKVEELIKAVADSGAKIIVSGAAVGEMALHFCERYKLMVLKISSKFELRRFCRTTGAVAMLKLCQPNPDDLGHVDSISVEEIGGVRVTVVKNEEGGNTVSTVVLRGSTDSILDDLERAVDDGVNTYKAMCRDSRIVPGAAATEIELARRVKEFSYKETGLDQFAIAKFAESFEMVPRTLAENAGLNEMEIISSLYAGHASGNSKVGIDLEEGVCKDVSTLNVWDLYITKFFALKYAADAACTVLRVDQIIMAKPAGGPKRGDQPAGMDED
- the LOC132192155 gene encoding protein NDH-DEPENDENT CYCLIC ELECTRON FLOW 5-like — translated: MACTSLFSPNFIPISTTTPAKHLVSSHPCLYPCRFVHYYNSKREFPLPAVASIPYQPINVDYLEGEFSGHGVTFEGIGDSCVAKMGLENGSTATLMLPSGLISSYKTPMWHGGMVELLHTSVSKGENGGAVIQGGVSLDFDCCSEGQVSWSPHNWTLLGVKGDAQESIQVELISRDLENMVEVKYIVTLQEDILSSEIVVSNSKSSLLQLRGSIVSHLTVSTPDATYAIGLEGSNFFNRPPFLTNFGIIPPDFGQKNESGFGQLWGQMALKGPLSGWGTRNPNADEAAESSLREREEEMVGEEDDNYKHLTEELSRIYTSAPRNFTVIDRGRRNSVVVGRDGFDELYMFSPGSSYEYYSTYSYVCVGQSAVLKPIIVGPEEHWRGGQQLHNPNL
- the LOC132192131 gene encoding photosynthetic NDH subunit of subcomplex B 2, chloroplastic: MASLLPFSLPKPNVIRATSSPATTLSVPETLDEKFGRKGIKFLESNNVPFVELTVRNGSSTRLRIPDAHVTSYKPKVYWKDDGFEEVLYTIPAGGADSTKAKGGIGLVINDLSDPGSKGKPLLSTSEWTVKDVDSDAIDALQVELSCTCGTLDITYVVSLYPLSMATAVIVKNNGRKAVTLTNAILSHFRFKKRSGAAIQGLQTCSYCSHPPLSSPFEILSPAEAMKTESPGWFSFGSEAEDKPGSWTQQDVPFTILKNKLSRVYAAPPEERLKAFYNTPPSKYETLDQGRELFFRVIRMGFEDIYLSSPGSLSEKYGKEYFICTGPASMLVPVIVKPGEDWRGAQVIEHDNL